The following proteins come from a genomic window of Achromobacter sp. AONIH1:
- a CDS encoding polysaccharide deacetylase family protein: MNNPRIPFLMPRQRPPLAGLDGRPILVHLVVNVEHWPFDQPMPRTILTPPHGIGNVPDVPNFSWAEYGLRCGLPRMIDAIAGRGLPASASLNASVIDAYPAAADALLQAGWEFIGHGIHQRALSQDGGVGQAEAIAAALDRIERFSGARPRGWLSPGLRETSETPDLLAQAGVDYVFDWCLDDLPNWMRAAPRPLLALPYALELNDSVIHAVEKHATGEFGRRLDHTLNVYAREAAASGMPRVLTLGLHPHLMGVPHRYPDFEAMLDRLQRHSMTRFVTGAELYAWYAGQYSPPLRGAPGDQA, from the coding sequence ATGAACAATCCCCGCATTCCCTTCCTGATGCCGCGCCAGCGCCCGCCGCTGGCCGGCCTGGACGGACGCCCCATCCTGGTCCACCTGGTCGTCAACGTGGAACACTGGCCGTTCGACCAGCCCATGCCGCGCACCATCCTCACCCCGCCGCACGGCATCGGCAACGTGCCCGACGTGCCCAATTTCAGCTGGGCCGAATACGGCCTGCGCTGCGGCCTGCCCCGCATGATCGACGCCATCGCTGGCCGAGGCCTGCCGGCCTCGGCCAGCCTGAACGCCTCGGTCATCGACGCCTATCCGGCGGCCGCCGACGCGCTGCTGCAGGCCGGCTGGGAATTCATCGGCCACGGCATCCACCAGCGCGCGCTGTCGCAGGACGGCGGCGTCGGGCAGGCCGAGGCCATCGCCGCCGCGCTGGACCGGATCGAGCGCTTCAGCGGCGCGCGCCCGCGCGGCTGGCTCTCGCCCGGCCTGCGTGAAACCAGCGAAACGCCCGACCTGCTGGCGCAGGCTGGCGTGGACTATGTGTTCGACTGGTGCCTGGACGACCTGCCCAACTGGATGCGCGCCGCCCCGCGCCCGCTGCTGGCCCTGCCCTATGCGCTGGAGCTGAACGATTCGGTGATCCATGCCGTGGAAAAGCACGCCACCGGCGAGTTCGGCCGCCGGCTGGATCACACGCTCAACGTCTACGCGCGCGAGGCCGCCGCGTCCGGCATGCCGCGCGTGCTGACGCTGGGACTGCATCCGCACCTGATGGGCGTGCCGCATCGCTACCCCGATTTCGAGGCCATGCTGGACCGGCTCCAGCGCCATTCCATGACCCGCTTCGTCACCGGCGCCGAACTGTACGCGTGGTATGCCGGCCAGTACTCGCCGCCGCTGCGCGGCGCGCCGGGA
- a CDS encoding enoyl-CoA hydratase has protein sequence MNGASSPAGGQPAGHIQEALRDGIATLTISNPARRNAMTLAMWRQLAASLARLREAPDLRVLALTGAGSQAFVSGADISEFDQARDSAEAAAVYNQAVAEAQDALARFPAPTVALIQGACMGGGIGLALACDLRYASASARFRMPAARLGLGYGYADMRRVVAVTGMAAAFELFYTARTLDAEQAQAGGLLHERFALDDFERLSQARLQRIAANAPLSLRAAKAAILASMREPSAAELETIAALVRQCFDSADYAEGRRAFAERRDPVFTGR, from the coding sequence ATGAACGGCGCGTCCTCGCCGGCCGGCGGCCAGCCCGCCGGCCACATCCAGGAAGCGCTGCGTGACGGCATCGCCACGCTGACGATCAGCAACCCGGCTCGCCGCAACGCCATGACGCTGGCCATGTGGCGGCAGCTGGCGGCCAGCCTGGCGCGGTTGCGCGAAGCGCCGGACCTGCGGGTGCTGGCCCTGACCGGCGCGGGCTCGCAGGCCTTTGTGTCGGGCGCCGACATCAGCGAATTCGACCAGGCCCGCGACAGCGCCGAGGCGGCCGCCGTCTACAACCAGGCCGTGGCCGAGGCACAGGACGCGCTGGCGCGCTTTCCGGCGCCCACGGTGGCGCTGATCCAGGGCGCCTGCATGGGCGGCGGCATCGGCCTGGCGCTGGCCTGCGACCTGCGCTATGCCAGCGCCAGCGCGCGCTTTCGCATGCCCGCCGCGCGCCTGGGCCTGGGCTATGGCTATGCCGACATGCGCCGCGTGGTGGCGGTGACCGGCATGGCCGCGGCCTTCGAGCTGTTCTACACCGCCCGCACCCTGGACGCCGAACAGGCGCAGGCCGGCGGACTGCTGCACGAGCGTTTCGCGCTGGACGATTTCGAGCGGCTCTCCCAGGCCCGCCTGCAACGCATCGCCGCCAACGCGCCCCTGTCCTTGCGGGCGGCGAAAGCGGCGATACTGGCATCCATGCGCGAACCCTCCGCCGCCGAACTGGAGACCATCGCCGCGCTGGTGCGCCAATGCTTCGACAGCGCCGACTACGCCGAGGGCCGCCGCGCCTTCGCCGAAAGGCGCGACCCCGTTTTCACCGGCCGCTGA
- a CDS encoding MFS transporter has product MDAVSPQPAAQPAAQPAPQHSRGDAPAVDSARMHSKVAWRLIPFLIFLFLLAWIDRVNVGFAKLQMLQDLRFSEAVYGLGAGIFFIGYFLFEVPSNLLLQRIGARKTLARITILWGLTSMAMAFVTTPFSFYLLRFLLGVFEAGFFPGVMLYLTYWIPAGRRGRINGWFMTSFGIAGVVGGPIAGLIMSGMDGVAPLRNWQWLFVLEGIPSVIAGIVVLGYLPDRPRQARWLSAAEQTALEAELEAEQRHGGKHASFAQALRQPALWLCTATYFCIVGGNATLAFWMPSLVRELGVRGALDIGLLSAIPFTLGTVAMVLNGAHSDKTGERRLHCAGATLVGAAGLALTAAYIGNPVLAMAALSVSAIGVLGAFPVFWAIPAGFLTGTAAAGGIAFINSVGNLAGFATPFMMGWMKEWTGGVAAGLYVVAAMQLTSTAIVALAMRRLAR; this is encoded by the coding sequence ATGGATGCCGTATCCCCGCAGCCCGCCGCACAGCCCGCCGCACAGCCGGCCCCGCAGCATTCCCGAGGCGATGCCCCGGCCGTCGATTCCGCCCGCATGCACAGCAAGGTCGCGTGGCGGCTGATTCCTTTCCTGATCTTCCTGTTCCTGCTCGCCTGGATCGACCGCGTCAACGTCGGCTTCGCCAAGCTGCAGATGCTGCAGGACCTGCGTTTCAGCGAGGCCGTGTACGGCCTGGGCGCGGGCATCTTCTTCATCGGCTATTTCCTGTTCGAGGTGCCGAGCAATCTGCTGCTGCAGCGCATCGGCGCGCGCAAGACCCTGGCGCGCATCACCATCCTGTGGGGGCTAACGTCGATGGCCATGGCCTTCGTCACGACGCCGTTCTCGTTCTATCTGCTGCGCTTCCTGCTGGGCGTGTTCGAGGCGGGCTTCTTTCCCGGCGTCATGCTGTACCTGACGTACTGGATCCCCGCCGGCCGGCGCGGCCGCATCAACGGCTGGTTCATGACGTCCTTCGGCATCGCCGGCGTGGTCGGCGGTCCGATCGCGGGCCTCATCATGAGCGGCATGGACGGCGTGGCGCCGTTGCGCAACTGGCAATGGCTGTTCGTGCTGGAGGGCATACCCTCGGTGATCGCCGGCATCGTGGTGCTGGGCTACCTGCCGGACCGGCCGCGCCAGGCGCGCTGGCTGTCGGCCGCCGAGCAGACGGCGCTGGAAGCCGAGCTGGAGGCCGAGCAGCGCCACGGCGGCAAGCACGCCAGCTTCGCCCAGGCCCTGCGCCAGCCGGCGCTGTGGCTGTGCACGGCCACCTACTTCTGCATCGTCGGCGGCAACGCCACGCTGGCGTTCTGGATGCCTTCGCTGGTGCGCGAGCTGGGCGTGCGCGGCGCGCTGGACATCGGCCTGCTGTCGGCGATCCCCTTCACGTTGGGCACCGTGGCGATGGTGCTCAACGGCGCGCACTCCGACAAGACCGGCGAGCGGCGCCTGCATTGCGCCGGCGCCACGCTGGTCGGCGCGGCGGGGCTCGCGCTGACCGCCGCCTACATCGGCAATCCCGTGCTGGCGATGGCCGCGCTGAGCGTGTCCGCCATCGGCGTGCTGGGCGCGTTTCCCGTGTTCTGGGCGATTCCGGCGGGCTTCTTGACCGGCACGGCAGCCGCCGGCGGCATCGCCTTCATCAATTCGGTCGGCAACCTGGCGGGCTTCGCCACGCCCTTCATGATGGGCTGGATGAAGGAATGGACCGGCGGCGTGGCCGCCGGCCTGTACGTGGTGGCCGCCATGCAGCTGACCTCGACCGCGATCGTCGCGCTGGCGATGCGCCGGCTGGCGCGCTAG
- a CDS encoding GntR family transcriptional regulator, producing MKAAERIRLSIEESIRDGSLLPGDAVDEQQLMQTYEVSRTPVREALLQLQAQGLLNSLPRGGMVVAKMDVAQLLAMWELLAELEGIGARLACERMTPAEREELAAIHERAGAVARREDAEAWQDHNRRFHDALYQGARNPYLRQEILRMRSRTGAYRRHAYSAFGHLASSWAQHGELVAAIQAQDAGRAATLMTRHMSPGQGSISFASFIAALPKDLLA from the coding sequence ATGAAGGCCGCCGAACGCATACGCCTGTCCATCGAGGAATCCATCCGCGACGGCAGCCTGCTGCCGGGCGACGCCGTGGACGAGCAGCAGCTGATGCAGACCTACGAGGTGTCGCGCACGCCGGTGCGCGAGGCCTTGCTGCAATTGCAGGCGCAAGGGCTGCTCAACAGCCTGCCGCGCGGCGGCATGGTGGTGGCCAAGATGGACGTGGCGCAGCTGCTGGCGATGTGGGAACTGCTGGCCGAGCTGGAGGGCATCGGCGCGCGGCTGGCCTGCGAACGCATGACGCCGGCCGAGCGCGAGGAACTGGCCGCCATCCACGAACGCGCCGGCGCGGTGGCGCGGCGCGAGGACGCGGAAGCCTGGCAGGACCACAACCGGCGCTTCCACGACGCGCTCTACCAGGGCGCGCGCAATCCCTATCTGCGCCAGGAGATCCTGCGCATGCGCTCGCGCACCGGCGCCTACCGCCGCCACGCCTATTCGGCCTTCGGCCACCTGGCTTCCTCGTGGGCGCAGCACGGCGAACTGGTCGCCGCGATCCAGGCCCAGGACGCGGGCCGCGCCGCCACGCTGATGACGCGGCACATGAGTCCCGGCCAGGGTTCGATCAGCTTCGCGTCCTTCATCGCGGCGCTGCCCAAGGATCTGCTGGCCTGA
- a CDS encoding CaiB/BaiF CoA-transferase family protein yields MSKITASPALSRFRVLDLSRVRAGPTCVRILADFGADVIRIEPPAGVDPNEAMFAADRHGGDFQNLNRNKRSLTLNLKKPEGLAVLRSLVATADVVVENWRPDVKARLGLAYEDLRAINPRIILASISGFGQAGPYAGRPGFDQIIQGMGGLMSVTGHAGGGPLRAGLAVADCGTGIYAAVGILLALLERERSGEGQWVHSSLLHTQIALMDFQAARYLNEGDTPAQAGNDHPTSSPMGLFEASDGAFNLGASGEGNWKRLCDCLNAPQWLQDPRYATEKLRVANRAPLNEALARRFREASVAHWVELLNRAGVPAGPVYTIPQVFEDEQVRHLGVAQSVTGDDGQAYRLISQPVTLTRTPAAIARPAPGWGEHTDEMLAEAGYDAAGIARLRAEGVV; encoded by the coding sequence ATGTCCAAGATCACCGCCTCCCCCGCCCTGTCGCGCTTTCGCGTCCTCGACCTGTCGCGCGTGCGCGCCGGCCCGACCTGCGTGCGCATCCTGGCGGACTTCGGCGCCGACGTCATCCGCATCGAACCGCCCGCCGGCGTCGATCCCAACGAAGCCATGTTCGCCGCCGACCGCCACGGCGGCGACTTCCAGAACCTGAACCGCAACAAGCGTTCGCTGACGCTGAACCTGAAGAAGCCTGAAGGCCTGGCCGTGCTGCGCAGCCTGGTCGCCACCGCCGACGTGGTGGTCGAGAACTGGCGCCCGGACGTCAAGGCGCGACTGGGCCTGGCTTATGAGGACCTGCGCGCCATCAACCCGCGCATCATCCTGGCCAGCATCTCCGGCTTCGGCCAGGCCGGCCCTTATGCGGGCCGGCCCGGCTTTGACCAGATCATCCAGGGCATGGGCGGGCTGATGTCGGTCACCGGCCATGCCGGCGGCGGGCCGCTGCGCGCGGGCCTGGCCGTGGCCGACTGCGGCACCGGCATCTACGCGGCGGTCGGTATCCTGCTGGCCTTGCTGGAGCGCGAGCGCTCGGGCGAGGGCCAGTGGGTGCACAGCTCGCTGCTGCATACCCAGATCGCGCTGATGGACTTCCAGGCGGCGCGCTACCTGAACGAAGGCGATACGCCCGCACAGGCCGGCAACGACCATCCCACCAGCAGCCCCATGGGCCTGTTCGAGGCCAGCGACGGCGCCTTCAACCTGGGCGCCTCCGGCGAGGGCAACTGGAAGCGCCTGTGCGACTGCCTGAACGCGCCGCAGTGGCTGCAAGACCCGCGCTACGCCACCGAGAAGCTGCGCGTGGCCAACCGCGCCCCGCTCAACGAGGCGCTGGCGCGGCGCTTCCGGGAAGCCAGCGTGGCCCACTGGGTCGAGCTGCTGAACCGCGCCGGCGTGCCGGCCGGCCCGGTCTACACCATTCCCCAGGTATTCGAGGACGAGCAGGTGCGGCACCTGGGCGTGGCACAGTCGGTGACCGGCGACGATGGCCAGGCCTACCGCCTGATCTCGCAGCCCGTCACGCTGACGCGCACGCCCGCCGCCATCGCCCGGCCCGCGCCGGGCTGGGGCGAGCACACCGACGAGATGCTGGCCGAAGCGGGCTACGACGCCGCCGGCATCGCGCGCCTGCGCGCGGAGGGCGTGGTATGA
- a CDS encoding amidase produces the protein MIDASAFLSVAGARAAYRRAAPPLRDAHVAALAAGFTRRAAPLGCVVQLFAPASAPADADGLLAGVPLAHKDAFDTGRHAPRLGGPRATGTPRPAAAVLRRLAGHGALNLGALAMAEHACGATAENPHAPALMNPLDSAAAVGGSSSGSAVAVAAGLCPASLGTDTAGSVRMPAATCGLIGLKPTPGRLSAQGVAPLAPTLDTVGVIARDALDAASVFAAALPAGDEDPGLPLRLDALERELARPRDWRIANALHAQGEDPTVAAALTGFEQRLRGAARLKPAALPDLDRLNRLAQIVLHAEAALALAAAVRGDLDTLAPSTRAIALPGWAMPAVWYRHALAQAAPLRAAFLAGSLGDADLLLAPCFPQGVPDRDAVTTSSPAFDPRALAALHRHHAYVNFLGLPALVLPVGLDGRGRPVSAQLIGAPGSEARMLAFARQFALPHSTFLQR, from the coding sequence ATGATTGACGCCTCTGCCTTCCTCTCCGTGGCCGGCGCGCGCGCGGCCTATCGACGCGCCGCGCCGCCGCTGCGCGACGCCCACGTCGCCGCCCTGGCCGCCGGCTTCACGCGCCGCGCCGCGCCGCTGGGCTGCGTGGTCCAGCTGTTCGCCCCCGCATCGGCCCCCGCCGACGCGGACGGGCTGCTGGCCGGCGTGCCGCTGGCGCACAAGGACGCCTTCGACACCGGCCGGCACGCGCCCCGCCTGGGCGGCCCGCGAGCGACGGGCACGCCCCGTCCCGCCGCGGCGGTGCTGCGGCGACTGGCCGGGCATGGCGCGCTGAACCTGGGCGCGCTGGCCATGGCCGAACATGCCTGCGGCGCCACGGCGGAGAACCCGCACGCGCCAGCCCTGATGAACCCGCTGGACAGCGCGGCGGCGGTCGGCGGCTCTTCCAGCGGCTCGGCGGTCGCGGTGGCGGCCGGCCTGTGCCCGGCCTCGCTGGGCACGGACACCGCCGGCTCGGTCCGCATGCCGGCCGCGACCTGCGGCCTGATCGGCCTGAAGCCCACGCCGGGACGCTTGTCCGCGCAAGGCGTGGCCCCGCTCGCGCCGACGCTGGACACGGTGGGCGTGATCGCCCGCGACGCACTGGACGCCGCCAGCGTCTTCGCGGCCGCCCTGCCCGCCGGCGACGAAGATCCCGGGTTGCCCCTGCGGCTGGACGCGCTGGAGCGCGAGCTGGCGCGCCCGCGAGATTGGCGCATCGCCAATGCGCTGCATGCGCAGGGGGAAGATCCCACGGTCGCCGCCGCGCTGACCGGCTTCGAGCAGCGCCTGCGCGGCGCCGCCAGGCTGAAGCCGGCCGCGCTGCCCGACCTGGACCGCCTGAACCGGCTGGCGCAGATCGTGCTGCACGCCGAGGCCGCGCTGGCGCTGGCGGCGGCCGTGCGCGGCGACCTGGACACGCTGGCCCCGTCGACCCGCGCCATCGCGCTGCCGGGCTGGGCCATGCCGGCCGTCTGGTATCGCCACGCGCTGGCGCAGGCGGCGCCGCTGCGCGCGGCCTTCCTGGCCGGCAGCCTGGGCGACGCCGACCTGCTGCTGGCGCCCTGCTTCCCGCAAGGCGTGCCGGACCGCGACGCGGTCACGACCTCCAGCCCCGCCTTCGACCCGCGCGCGCTGGCCGCGCTGCATCGCCATCACGCCTACGTCAATTTCCTGGGCCTGCCGGCGCTGGTGCTGCCAGTGGGCCTGGACGGCCGCGGTCGCCCCGTCAGCGCGCAGCTGATCGGCGCGCCGGGCAGCGAGGCGCGAATGCTGGCCTTCGCCCGCCAGTTCGCCCTGCCTCACTCCACGTTTCTGCAACGCTGA
- a CDS encoding D-amino acid dehydrogenase, which produces MPRIAIIGAGITGVTSAYVLRKQGYDVSVYDRQRYPAMETSYANGGQLSASNAEVWNSAATVLKGLRWLGRSNAPLLLNPRFSWHKYSWLLQFMRQIPNHRRNTIATTRLAIEARQHLYDMAEAEGIDFDLERRGILHIYHDAASFEAARRGNELLREGGLERYAVTPEEARDIEPALQTACHAGFYTPSDATGDIHKFTRGLAQACERLGVRFVQDADVAAIAADGTGYALDLAGTDGGDDRYQADAVVVCAGAASRRFARQLGDTVNIYPVKGYSISVHLDDAASREAAPRVSLLDEAAKIVTSRLGDRFRVAGTAEFNGYNLDIRAERVQPLVDWTRRHFPGVRTARVVPWCGLRPMTPDMMPRVGPGKRPGVFYNTGHGHLGWTLSAATAQLLAASVGERLRPH; this is translated from the coding sequence ATGCCCCGCATCGCCATCATTGGCGCCGGTATCACCGGCGTCACGTCCGCCTACGTCCTGCGCAAGCAGGGTTACGACGTTTCCGTCTACGACCGCCAGCGCTATCCCGCGATGGAAACCTCCTACGCCAACGGCGGCCAGCTGTCGGCCAGCAACGCCGAGGTCTGGAACAGCGCCGCCACCGTGCTCAAGGGTCTGCGCTGGCTGGGCCGCAGCAACGCGCCGCTGCTGCTCAATCCGCGCTTCAGCTGGCACAAGTATTCCTGGCTGCTGCAATTCATGCGCCAGATCCCCAACCACCGCCGCAACACCATCGCCACCACCCGGCTGGCGATCGAGGCGCGCCAGCACCTGTACGACATGGCCGAGGCCGAAGGCATCGACTTCGACCTGGAGCGGCGCGGCATCCTGCACATCTACCACGACGCCGCCAGCTTCGAGGCCGCGCGACGCGGCAACGAGCTGCTGCGCGAAGGCGGCCTGGAACGCTACGCGGTCACGCCCGAGGAGGCTCGCGACATCGAGCCGGCGCTGCAAACGGCCTGCCACGCCGGCTTCTACACGCCGTCCGACGCCACCGGCGACATCCACAAGTTCACGCGCGGGCTGGCCCAGGCCTGCGAGCGACTGGGCGTGCGCTTCGTGCAGGACGCCGACGTCGCCGCGATCGCGGCCGACGGCACGGGCTACGCGCTGGACCTGGCCGGCACGGACGGCGGCGACGACCGGTACCAGGCCGACGCCGTGGTGGTCTGCGCCGGCGCGGCCAGCCGACGCTTCGCGCGGCAGCTGGGCGACACGGTCAACATCTATCCGGTCAAGGGCTATTCGATCAGCGTGCACCTGGACGACGCCGCCAGCCGCGAGGCCGCGCCGCGCGTCAGCCTGCTCGACGAGGCCGCCAAGATCGTCACCAGCCGGCTGGGCGACCGCTTCCGCGTGGCCGGCACCGCCGAGTTCAACGGCTACAACCTGGACATCCGCGCCGAACGCGTGCAGCCGCTGGTGGACTGGACCCGCCGCCACTTCCCCGGCGTCAGGACGGCGCGCGTGGTGCCCTGGTGCGGGCTGCGCCCGATGACGCCGGACATGATGCCGCGCGTGGGTCCGGGCAAGCGGCCGGGCGTGTTCTACAACACCGGCCACGGCCACCTGGGCTGGACCTTGTCGGCGGCCACCGCGCAATTGCTGGCGGCTAGCGTCGGCGAACGGTTGCGGCCGCACTGA